The Bombus pascuorum chromosome 12, iyBomPasc1.1, whole genome shotgun sequence genome contains the following window.
taatattgaataattcttttaatttacaatgcttattagtaaaaaatattatcctacattttattttcagatattaCAGTGCACGTTGTTCCGTGTTATTAAGATTTCCTTGACCTTTATTTGTCTCAGAAATACAGGTCCATTGACCTTCTGTATTTTCACGCCAAAGAGATACTTTATTATCTCCACCACTAACAGCTAATATACCTCCAGTTAACGACCAACTAACATTCCAAATGACATCGTCGAAAACATTAAGTATGGTTGGTGTCCAACTAGTATAATCATTGGAGGTCCATACAATTACACGACGATCTTGTGAACAGGAAGCCAAAGCTGCTTTGGATGGTCCAACTGCAGGTGCCCACGCAACATCCCTTATctgtaagaaataaaatattaaattactgtccttttaatttatatttttaaacttgaAAAGTGGCAAATGCATTACCCAATCACTATGTGCTTCAAGTTTGTCTTCTTCGATCCACCTATCACCTTCttctttccaaattttaaCTAAATTGTCACAACCTCCTGTGGCTAATCTCTTTATTGGTCCATTTTTTTGTGTTCCACTAGCATCAAAGCTTGGTTCAATAGCAGGGCACCAACTCACCGCATTGCATCCAATGGTATGggcatttgtaattttttgtgtatCCCATGTATCTCCATTATTAATAAGTATGGACACTGAACCATCAGAGCTGCCACAGGCTAAGATTAAGCCAAATTCATGTGGTGCCCAAGCCACTGAGTTAACAGAGGAATCATGACCATTGTGTTCATAAATCTTGGTCCATTCTCCTAATTCTTTCCAAATGATTACTTTTCTATTGCAAGAAAcaacataaataatttcagatCAGAATAGttagttttaatatattacaatttctatgaaaaggaatatattttatatgtatcagAAAATGGTAACAAATTGAAACATACCGATCGTAACTACAAGACGCTAACAGATTTCCAAATTTAGGATGTGCCCAAGTAACTTGCCACACAGGTCCAACATGACCCTTAAGATCGGCTACTAAACTTTGTGaaccattttttaaatcaaagaTTTTTACCGAGTTGTCACTGGAACAAGTTGCTAACCTCAAACCATAATAATCCATTTCTGCATCGTGAATCATATCTTCATGACCGGTATCAACCGTATTCAAAACTGATACCATTTTTATGACACTTTTTGTTCAAATTTTGTTAACtatactttgaaaattattaagtGATATACAATTGTAGGAGTGACAAAGAGGTTATGTTGTCCTAATGTGCTTGTCTCTTACGTGGAAGCATGTGCGCACTGGCTGTTAACGCATGATTACTTTGCGCAACTCGTGTGTAAATATTAGTGCCATTATATCTAAAAACtgaatataaattcttttttgtgattttgtcaaaattatgagcaatataaatatctattgtACCTTTATCATAAACTAAGCACTATGACTTTATACATAAGGACTAATAACCTTTTTTACGTGGTATGTAGTaaagtttttttatttatttaatttcttatatcaatttggaattaaattttattcttattgatttactataataacatataataactGATACATTTTCACAATATCATACTACACATCTTAAGTTTATGCTTAAATATTAACATTCGTAAATCATACTCTATATTTCCAAAAAACAGAGCAGAAtcatatttagaataaaatgaTCTAAACTTAACATGGTGCATGAGCATGATAAAACTCGTAATTAAGTTTTTGATCGATTTCAAAATGAtcatgtacaaatatttaaccTGTCACTAAAGAAAACAAAGTATAAATTCATCATTCGTAAAATACGCAGCTGGATAATGGAATCGCTTTATGTTCATTCTTTCATTTGTCCTTCAATTGGTAAATgttttttcattcgttcgtttttATTCTGTTAATGAAATGTTATATTGTACTACATATACTTTTGAAAAGCTttaaaattagagaaatttaaataaaataaaatgagaaagaattttaattacatataatatttagtcaTAATATTCAGAACCTTTTTACAGATAAATTAACAAGTTAATTTGTTATAACGATgttccatttttattaataattaatatagaaatcccatttaattttattaaaatttatccgAAATTATACCtacagtaaaatatttataataaagttacattaatagaatataaatgagATAGACGATAGGAATTGATAGGTAACATAATAATCTGGTCATTATCCGATTGATTTAATCTAAATCCATTACGGTTTAATTGACGAATATTTTCACTCTAATTACTATCTTatcttaatataaattataacgatttGATGTTCAATTTCACGGATATTTGAGCGACATCAATCATTAATTTATCCCAACTTTAACCGTCATAGCGTTACCGGAAATACACAACTCAGAACATATGCTTACTGTGTGTAACGTCCTTACGTACAGAAATGTCATTAGTTCATCATAATTCACGAAACTGCGATGCAACATAACATGGTATACGTTCGTGCAAGCTTGTCCCTTCCGGCATGCCGATAATGACAAGGCTCCTGGCGTTGCGTTGATAAGATGGATAATTGATATATGTTTCCCGAGAACacacgtacatatgtacatatacatgtgtACTTTCTTGATcctatatacgtacatataagTGCAGATATATACACGTACGTAACGTTGCAGGgtactataaaattttcaatatactGCACGGTCGAGTAACAATTACTGTTACCGCTAATTACGTTTACTCGTATAGGAGGTAATGAAATCACGGCTGGAATTGTTTATTGATCGGGTAGTAGGCATCGCGTGGATCCGCTGTTGAATTTATGTAGAATAACCAATGGAAGCAGAATGATCAATGAAACGAATTCGATAGTTCCATTTTCTTATGTTGATCTTTCGCGCTCCAGTAACTTCCAATCGTACATATAGTAGCTCAGGAAAGCATTTGAACACTTAACATAGCaaacttttatgtatatattgtatacgttagatgtataaaacattttgaaattctattagTACTGTAATGAGATACgattatcatgattatattggtcTTTGAAACCAATCTAAAATGTATGTAGTAATTAGAGGATATTTactctaaatatatatttagtaaaaaattactcaccttaaacaataaatggaaatatttctatgatttcTGCAAAATATGAGTTATAGCTTGTAGTACAGGCTTAGAGATAGCTTAGATACAGAGATCGTCTTTAGTTGTAGTctattaaatatcttgtagTTTCTGTGTACGTTTTTAGacttgtttcaaacttt
Protein-coding sequences here:
- the LOC132912525 gene encoding protein SEC13 homolog; the encoded protein is MVSVLNTVDTGHEDMIHDAEMDYYGLRLATCSSDNSVKIFDLKNGSQSLVADLKGHVGPVWQVTWAHPKFGNLLASCSYDRKVIIWKELGEWTKIYEHNGHDSSVNSVAWAPHEFGLILACGSSDGSVSILINNGDTWDTQKITNAHTIGCNAVSWCPAIEPSFDASGTQKNGPIKRLATGGCDNLVKIWKEEGDRWIEEDKLEAHSDWIRDVAWAPAVGPSKAALASCSQDRRVIVWTSNDYTSWTPTILNVFDDVIWNVSWSLTGGILAVSGGDNKVSLWRENTEGQWTCISETNKGQGNLNNTEQRAL